In Pseudomonas lalkuanensis, the following are encoded in one genomic region:
- a CDS encoding efflux RND transporter permease subunit, which yields MNFNLSAWALKNRQIVLYIMLLLGIVGAISYTKLGQSEDPPFTFKAMVVRTNWPGASAEEVSRQVTERIEKKLMETGEYDKIISFSRPGESQVTFIARDSMHSNEIPELWYQVRKKISDIRHTLPPGIQGPFFNDEFGTTFGNIYALTGEGFDYAVLKDYADRIQLQLQRVKDVSKVELLGLQDEKIWIELSNVKLATLGLPLAVVQQALEEQNAVASAGFFETASDRVQLRVSGRFDSVKEIRDFPIRVGDRTFRIGDVADVRRGFNDPPAPRMRFMGEDAIGLAVSMKPGGDILVLGQALEQEFARLQQNLPAGMQLRKVSDQPAAVKTGVGEFVRVLTEALIIVLLVSFFSLGLRTGLVVALSIPLVLAMTFATMYYLGIGLHKISLGALVLALGLLVDDAIIAVEMMAIKMEQGYDRLKAASYAWSSTAFPMLTGTLITAAGFLPIATAQSGTGEYTRSIFQVVTIALVVSWIAAVMFVPYLGDRLLPDLARLHAKQHGGSDKGHDPYGTPFYQRVRRVVEWCVRRRKTVILLTLAAFVASIALFRFVPQQFFPSSGRLELMVDLKLGEGSSLANTEAEVKRLEQMLRDHPGVDNYVAYVGTGSPRFYLPLDQQLPAASFAQFVVLAKSIESREEIRSWLIQVLNDDFPTLRSRISRLENGPPVGYPVQFRVSGEHIDEVRALARKVADKVRENPHVVNVHLDWEEPSKVVRLNIDQDRARAMGVSTADLSQFLQSSLTGAPVSQYREDNELIEILLRGTVRERQELALLPSLAVPTDNGRSVPLSQIATLEYGFEEGIIWHRNRLPTVTVRADIYDKSLPASLVKDISPTLDPIRAELPDGYLLEVGGTVEDSARGQRSVNAGMPLFVVVVLTLLMLQLKSFSRSAMVFLTAPLGLIGVTLFLLVFRQPFGFVAMLGTIALAGMIMRNSVILVDQIEQDIAHGLDRWHAIIEATVRRFRPIVLTALAAVLAMIPLSRSVFFGPMAVAIMGGLIVATALTLLFLPALYAAWFRVKPAEAEQVQPALASDPQPSH from the coding sequence GTGAACTTCAACCTTTCCGCCTGGGCGCTGAAGAACCGCCAGATCGTCCTCTACATCATGCTGCTGCTGGGCATCGTCGGGGCCATTTCGTACACCAAGCTGGGTCAGAGCGAAGACCCGCCCTTCACCTTCAAGGCCATGGTGGTACGCACCAACTGGCCGGGCGCCAGCGCCGAGGAAGTGTCCCGCCAGGTCACCGAGCGCATCGAGAAGAAGCTGATGGAGACCGGCGAGTACGACAAGATCATCTCCTTCTCCCGACCCGGCGAATCGCAGGTGACCTTCATCGCCCGCGACTCCATGCACTCCAACGAGATTCCCGAGCTCTGGTACCAGGTCCGCAAGAAGATCAGCGACATTCGCCACACCTTGCCGCCGGGTATCCAGGGACCGTTCTTCAACGACGAGTTCGGCACCACCTTCGGCAACATCTATGCGCTGACCGGCGAGGGCTTCGACTACGCCGTGCTCAAGGACTACGCCGACCGCATCCAGCTGCAACTGCAGCGGGTCAAGGATGTGAGCAAGGTGGAACTGCTCGGCCTGCAGGACGAGAAGATCTGGATCGAACTGTCCAACGTGAAGCTGGCGACCCTGGGGCTTCCCCTCGCTGTTGTTCAGCAGGCGCTGGAAGAGCAGAACGCCGTGGCCTCCGCCGGTTTCTTCGAGACGGCCAGTGACCGCGTGCAGCTGCGGGTTTCCGGCCGCTTCGATTCGGTGAAGGAAATCCGCGATTTCCCCATTCGCGTGGGGGACCGCACCTTCCGTATCGGCGACGTCGCCGATGTCCGCCGTGGCTTCAACGACCCGCCCGCTCCGCGCATGCGCTTCATGGGCGAGGACGCCATCGGCCTGGCCGTGTCCATGAAGCCCGGCGGCGACATCCTGGTGCTCGGCCAGGCGCTGGAGCAGGAGTTCGCCCGGCTGCAGCAGAACCTTCCGGCCGGCATGCAGCTGCGCAAGGTGTCCGACCAGCCGGCGGCGGTGAAGACCGGGGTGGGGGAGTTCGTTCGCGTGCTCACCGAGGCCTTGATCATCGTGCTGCTGGTGAGCTTCTTCTCCCTGGGCCTGCGCACCGGCCTGGTGGTCGCGCTGTCCATCCCGCTGGTGTTGGCGATGACCTTCGCCACGATGTACTACCTGGGCATCGGCCTGCACAAGATTTCCCTCGGCGCGCTGGTGCTGGCGCTGGGGCTGCTGGTGGACGACGCGATCATCGCGGTGGAGATGATGGCCATCAAGATGGAGCAGGGCTACGACCGCCTGAAAGCGGCCAGCTATGCCTGGAGCAGCACGGCGTTCCCGATGCTCACCGGCACCCTGATCACCGCCGCCGGCTTCCTGCCCATTGCCACCGCGCAATCCGGTACCGGCGAGTACACCCGCTCGATCTTCCAGGTGGTGACCATCGCCCTGGTGGTGTCCTGGATTGCCGCGGTGATGTTCGTCCCCTATCTGGGCGACCGCCTGCTGCCCGATCTGGCCAGGCTGCACGCGAAGCAGCACGGTGGCAGCGACAAGGGCCACGATCCCTACGGCACGCCCTTCTACCAGCGCGTCCGGCGCGTGGTGGAGTGGTGCGTGCGGCGGCGCAAGACGGTGATCCTGCTGACCCTGGCCGCGTTCGTCGCCTCCATCGCCCTGTTCCGGTTCGTGCCCCAGCAGTTCTTCCCGTCCTCTGGCCGACTGGAACTGATGGTCGACCTCAAGCTGGGCGAGGGTTCGTCACTGGCCAATACCGAGGCCGAGGTGAAGCGCCTGGAGCAGATGCTGCGCGACCACCCGGGTGTGGATAACTACGTGGCTTATGTCGGCACCGGCTCGCCGCGTTTCTACCTGCCGCTGGACCAGCAACTGCCTGCGGCGAGCTTCGCCCAGTTCGTGGTGCTGGCCAAATCCATAGAGTCCCGCGAGGAAATCCGCAGCTGGCTGATCCAGGTGCTGAACGATGATTTCCCCACCCTGCGTAGCCGTATCTCGCGCCTGGAGAACGGCCCGCCGGTGGGCTACCCGGTGCAGTTCCGCGTATCCGGCGAGCATATCGACGAAGTCCGTGCCCTGGCGCGCAAGGTGGCCGACAAGGTGCGCGAGAACCCGCACGTGGTGAATGTGCACCTGGACTGGGAAGAGCCGAGCAAGGTGGTGCGGCTGAATATCGACCAGGACCGCGCCCGCGCCATGGGCGTGAGCACCGCCGACCTGTCGCAATTCCTGCAGAGCTCGCTGACTGGCGCGCCGGTCAGCCAGTACCGCGAAGACAACGAGCTGATCGAGATACTCCTGCGCGGCACCGTGCGTGAACGCCAGGAGCTGGCGCTGCTGCCGAGCCTGGCGGTGCCCACGGACAACGGCCGCAGCGTGCCGCTGTCGCAGATCGCCACCCTGGAATATGGTTTCGAGGAAGGCATCATCTGGCACCGCAACCGCCTGCCCACCGTGACCGTGCGTGCCGACATCTACGACAAGTCGTTGCCGGCCAGCCTGGTCAAGGACATCTCGCCGACGCTGGACCCGATCCGTGCCGAGTTGCCGGACGGCTACCTGCTGGAGGTCGGCGGCACCGTGGAAGACTCTGCCCGTGGCCAGCGCTCGGTGAACGCCGGCATGCCGCTGTTCGTCGTGGTCGTGCTGACCCTGCTGATGCTGCAACTGAAAAGCTTCTCGCGCTCGGCCATGGTGTTCCTCACCGCGCCCCTGGGGCTGATCGGCGTGACCCTGTTCCTCCTGGTGTTCCGCCAGCCCTTCGGCTTCGTCGCCATGCTCGGCACCATCGCCCTGGCGGGGATGATCATGCGCAACTCGGTGATACTGGTGGACCAGATCGAGCAGGACATCGCCCACGGGCTGGATCGTTGGCACGCCATCATCGAAGCCACGGTGCGGCGCTTCCGCCCCATCGTGCTCACCGCGCTGGCGGCGGTGCTGGCGATGATCCCGCTGTCGCGCAGCGTGTTCTTCGGCCCCATGGCCGTGGCCATCATGGGCGGGCTGATAGTCGCCACCGCCCTGACCCTGCTGTTCCTGCCGGCACTCTACGCCGCCTGGTTCCGGGTCAAGCCCGCGGAGGCGGAGCAGGTCCAGCCGGCGCTGGCTTCCGACCCGCAGCCCAGCCACTGA
- a CDS encoding efflux RND transporter periplasmic adaptor subunit, giving the protein MFRHALPLALPLSLSLLITACGNGEPVQQVVRPAMVVQPEPAADAVDTFPGEVRSRYEPELAFRIGGKIAKRLVEVGQRVKKDQSLAELDPEDVRLQLEASRAQVAAAEANLKLVRAERDRYRTLLDRQMISHSQYDNVENQYRAGEARVKQIKAEFNVASNQAAYTVLRASQDGVIASRRAEVGQVVAAGQTVFTLAADGEREVLISLPEHAIDRFKVGQDVAVELWSLPGQRFPARIRELAPSADSQSRTFAARVAFADGKVPAELGQSARVFIRSNGSVPLSVPLSALTAEAGQPYVWVVDPKDSTLKRRLVRVGPYGEDRVPVLEGLQPDDWVVAAGVQVLREGQQVRPVDRANRSVKMLAKE; this is encoded by the coding sequence ATGTTTCGCCATGCCTTGCCCCTCGCTCTGCCCCTTTCTCTCTCCCTGTTGATCACGGCCTGCGGCAATGGGGAGCCTGTGCAACAGGTGGTGCGTCCGGCCATGGTGGTGCAGCCCGAGCCTGCGGCGGACGCGGTGGACACTTTCCCGGGTGAAGTGCGCTCGCGCTACGAGCCGGAGCTGGCCTTCCGCATTGGCGGCAAGATCGCCAAGCGCCTCGTGGAAGTGGGGCAGCGGGTGAAGAAGGACCAGTCCCTGGCCGAACTGGACCCGGAGGACGTGCGCCTGCAACTGGAGGCCAGCCGGGCCCAGGTCGCCGCCGCCGAGGCCAACCTCAAGCTGGTGCGTGCCGAGCGTGATCGCTACCGCACCTTGCTGGACCGCCAGATGATCAGTCACTCCCAGTACGACAACGTGGAGAACCAGTACCGTGCCGGCGAGGCGCGGGTGAAGCAGATCAAGGCCGAGTTCAACGTCGCCAGCAACCAGGCCGCCTACACCGTGTTGCGCGCTTCCCAGGATGGCGTGATCGCCAGCCGCCGCGCGGAAGTGGGGCAGGTGGTGGCCGCCGGACAGACGGTCTTCACCCTGGCTGCGGACGGCGAGCGTGAAGTGCTGATCAGCCTGCCGGAACATGCCATCGACCGCTTCAAGGTCGGCCAGGATGTGGCGGTCGAGCTCTGGTCGCTGCCCGGCCAGCGTTTCCCGGCGCGTATCCGTGAGCTGGCGCCGTCTGCCGATTCGCAGTCGCGCACCTTCGCCGCGCGCGTCGCCTTCGCCGATGGCAAGGTCCCGGCAGAGCTGGGGCAGAGCGCCCGCGTCTTCATCCGCAGCAATGGTTCGGTTCCGCTTTCCGTACCGCTCTCGGCGCTGACCGCCGAAGCGGGCCAGCCCTATGTCTGGGTGGTGGATCCCAAGGACTCCACTCTCAAGCGCCGCCTGGTGCGCGTTGGCCCCTATGGCGAGGACCGGGTGCCGGTTCTCGAAGGTCTGCAGCCCGACGATTGGGTCGTGGCCGCCGGCGTGCAGGTGCTGCGCGAAGGCCAGCAGGTGCGGCCGGTGGACCGTGCCAATCGTTCGGTGAAGATGCTGGCCAAGGAGTAA
- a CDS encoding TetR/AcrR family transcriptional regulator, whose protein sequence is MSDNSFPTSGPGRPKDPAKRKAILEAAKNLFLRNGYDGSSMDAIAAEAGVSKLTVYSHFTDKETLFSAAVKAKCEEQLPELLFELPPDASIENVLLNIGRSFHQLINSRESVELHRVMVAMANQDAKLSRMFYEAGPLQILQEMTGLLAQANQAGKLRIEHAQNAAEHFFCLIKGGHNFRLLIGCGAALEGEDAEQHVREVVELFIRAYAP, encoded by the coding sequence ATGTCTGACAATTCATTTCCGACCAGCGGCCCAGGCCGCCCGAAAGATCCGGCCAAAAGAAAGGCAATTCTCGAAGCCGCGAAGAATCTTTTCCTACGAAACGGCTACGACGGCAGCAGCATGGACGCCATCGCCGCCGAGGCCGGAGTGTCCAAGCTGACCGTGTACAGCCATTTCACCGACAAGGAGACGCTGTTCTCCGCCGCGGTGAAGGCCAAGTGCGAGGAGCAGCTGCCTGAGCTGCTGTTCGAGCTGCCGCCGGATGCCAGTATCGAGAACGTGCTGCTGAACATCGGCCGCAGCTTTCACCAACTGATCAACAGCCGTGAATCCGTGGAACTGCACCGCGTGATGGTGGCCATGGCCAACCAGGACGCGAAGCTGTCACGGATGTTCTACGAGGCGGGGCCGCTGCAAATCCTGCAGGAAATGACCGGGCTGCTGGCCCAGGCCAACCAGGCCGGCAAGCTGCGCATCGAACACGCACAGAACGCCGCCGAGCATTTCTTCTGCCTGATCAAGGGCGGGCATAACTTCCGCCTGCTGATCGGCTGCGGCGCCGCCCTGGAAGGGGAAGATGCCGAGCAGCATGTGCGGGAAGTGGTGGAGCTGTTCATCAGGGCTTATGCACCCTGA
- a CDS encoding class I SAM-dependent methyltransferase has protein sequence MSEDSVRVRAEALEPAYAEALEAWAVRLGLPREGEADFALQLGGDGLQLLQLGPDSPGPVRVDFVEGAAAHRRKFGGGSGQMIAKAVGVQPGVRPTVLDATAGLGRDAFVLATLGCGMTLIERQPLIAALLEDGLARAGRDLDSAAIVARMHLLQANAIELMRSWQGEAPQVIYLDPMFPHRDKSALVKKEMRLFRPLVGDDQDAPALLEAALALASHRVVVKRPRKAPIIEGAKPGYALEGKSSRYDIYPKKKLGT, from the coding sequence ATGAGTGAAGATTCCGTCAGGGTAAGGGCCGAGGCCCTGGAACCGGCCTATGCCGAAGCGCTGGAGGCCTGGGCCGTGCGCCTGGGGCTGCCGCGCGAGGGCGAGGCGGACTTCGCCCTGCAACTGGGCGGCGACGGTCTGCAATTGCTGCAACTGGGCCCCGATTCACCGGGTCCTGTCAGGGTGGATTTCGTCGAAGGTGCAGCCGCCCATCGGCGCAAGTTCGGCGGCGGCAGCGGTCAGATGATCGCCAAGGCGGTAGGCGTGCAGCCCGGCGTCCGCCCGACGGTGCTGGATGCCACGGCGGGGCTGGGGCGCGATGCCTTCGTCCTGGCGACCCTGGGCTGCGGCATGACCCTGATCGAACGCCAGCCGCTGATCGCCGCCTTGCTCGAGGACGGCCTCGCCCGCGCCGGCCGGGACCTGGACTCCGCCGCCATCGTCGCGCGCATGCATCTGTTGCAGGCCAATGCCATCGAGCTGATGCGCAGCTGGCAGGGCGAAGCGCCCCAGGTGATCTACCTCGACCCGATGTTCCCGCACCGCGACAAGAGCGCGCTGGTGAAGAAGGAAATGCGTCTGTTCCGCCCCCTGGTGGGCGACGACCAGGATGCACCGGCGCTGCTGGAGGCGGCCCTGGCCCTGGCCAGTCACCGCGTGGTGGTGAAACGCCCGCGCAAGGCGCCGATCATCGAGGGCGCCAAACCGGGCTATGCGCTGGAAGGCAAATCCAGCCGGTACGACATCTATCCGAAGAAGAAACTCGGAACCTGA
- a CDS encoding isocitrate lyase/PEP mutase family protein — MTTQAQRGEAFAALHHAPGLFVLPNPWDAGSAKMLAHLGFSALATTSAGLAFALGRRDAEGNVSREETLANARDIVEATPLPVVADLENGYGDHPEDCAQTIRAAAAAGLVGGSIEDASGRDGDPIYSLELAVERIRGAVEAARSLGFAFTLAARAENFLHGRPDLDDTLRRLVAYAEAGADVLYAPGLTTREQIREVVHAVAPRPVNVLVGSPSLKLGLDELAELGVKRVSVGSNLARVALGAFHQAAEALRRGDLAPLGQAMPFDRINDLLRS, encoded by the coding sequence ATGACCACCCAAGCGCAACGCGGCGAAGCCTTTGCCGCCCTGCACCATGCCCCCGGCCTGTTCGTCCTGCCCAATCCCTGGGATGCAGGTTCCGCCAAGATGCTCGCCCACCTGGGATTCTCCGCCCTGGCCACCACCAGCGCCGGCCTTGCCTTCGCCCTGGGCCGGCGTGATGCCGAAGGTAATGTCAGCCGCGAAGAAACCCTGGCCAATGCCCGAGACATAGTCGAGGCGACGCCCTTGCCAGTAGTGGCGGACCTTGAGAACGGCTACGGCGATCACCCCGAAGACTGCGCACAGACCATCCGCGCGGCGGCTGCGGCAGGGCTGGTGGGCGGTTCCATCGAAGACGCCAGTGGCCGGGACGGGGACCCGATCTACTCGCTGGAACTTGCCGTGGAACGCATCCGCGGCGCAGTGGAAGCGGCTCGCAGTCTCGGGTTCGCCTTCACCCTGGCGGCACGGGCCGAGAACTTCCTGCACGGACGTCCGGACCTCGACGACACCCTGCGCCGGCTGGTGGCCTATGCAGAAGCTGGCGCCGATGTGCTTTACGCCCCTGGCCTCACCACCCGCGAGCAAATCAGGGAAGTGGTTCATGCAGTGGCGCCAAGACCGGTGAACGTGCTGGTGGGCTCGCCCAGCCTGAAACTGGGCCTGGACGAGCTGGCGGAACTCGGGGTCAAGCGGGTCAGTGTTGGTTCGAATCTGGCCCGAGTCGCCCTGGGGGCGTTCCACCAGGCGGCCGAAGCCCTGCGCCGGGGCGATCTTGCGCCCCTGGGACAGGCGATGCCCTTCGACCGCATCAACGACTTGCTCAGGTCCTGA
- a CDS encoding DUF72 domain-containing protein — protein sequence MLPYHLGCPSWNEPAWRGNFYPADLRPAETLGHYCQVFNAVEGNTTFYARPSAETIQRWAQTMPEGFRFCAKVPRDMSHEGDLRDQFTATQDFLQLLSPLGPRLAPLWLQLPAAFGPNRLGELACWLDEFSHQSIAVEVRNPAFFDKGDAERVLNRLLHERGVERICLDSRALFSVRSQDPAVLHAQSKKPRVPVRPTAFSASPQVRFIGGPDLDANQPFLEPWLDKVAGWIEQGLTPNVFLHTPDNHLAAAQALRFHAALCERLPGLPALQLPQPPAEQLGLL from the coding sequence ATGCTGCCTTATCACCTGGGCTGCCCGTCGTGGAACGAGCCGGCCTGGCGCGGCAACTTCTATCCTGCCGACTTGCGTCCCGCCGAGACCCTTGGCCACTACTGCCAGGTGTTCAATGCCGTGGAAGGCAATACCACCTTCTACGCCCGGCCATCTGCCGAGACTATTCAGCGCTGGGCGCAAACCATGCCGGAGGGGTTCCGCTTCTGCGCCAAGGTGCCGCGCGACATGAGCCACGAAGGCGATCTGCGCGACCAGTTCACCGCCACTCAGGACTTTCTCCAGCTGCTCTCGCCCCTGGGACCGCGTCTGGCACCGCTCTGGCTGCAGTTGCCGGCGGCCTTCGGGCCTAACCGGCTCGGCGAGCTGGCTTGCTGGCTGGACGAGTTCAGTCACCAGTCCATTGCGGTGGAAGTGCGCAATCCGGCCTTCTTCGACAAGGGCGACGCCGAGCGGGTACTCAATCGCCTGCTGCATGAGCGCGGCGTAGAGCGCATCTGCCTGGATTCGCGGGCCCTGTTCAGCGTCCGCTCCCAGGACCCGGCGGTGCTCCATGCGCAGTCGAAGAAGCCGCGCGTGCCGGTTCGACCCACCGCCTTCAGCGCCAGTCCGCAGGTGCGTTTTATCGGCGGGCCTGACCTGGACGCCAACCAGCCGTTCCTCGAACCCTGGCTGGACAAGGTGGCCGGCTGGATCGAACAGGGCCTGACGCCCAACGTTTTCCTGCACACCCCGGACAATCACCTGGCGGCAGCCCAGGCCCTGCGCTTCCATGCAGCCCTTTGCGAGCGCCTGCCCGGACTGCCGGCCCTCCAGCTGCCGCAACCGCCTGCCGAACAGCTCGGTCTCCTGTAA
- the tsaB gene encoding tRNA (adenosine(37)-N6)-threonylcarbamoyltransferase complex dimerization subunit type 1 TsaB produces MTTLLALDTATEACSVALLHDGKVLSHYEVIPRLHAQRLLPMIQALLGEAGLPLAAVDAIAFGRGPGAFTGVRIAIGVVQGLAFALDRPVLPVSDLAVLAQRAHREQGVAQVAAAIDARMDEVYWGCYRLEAGEMRLAGVEAVLPPEQALLPRDASGNWYGAGTGWGTFSARIPVQVSGQSPDLLPHAEDLLALARFAWARGEGLPADQAQPVYLRDNVATPKAPN; encoded by the coding sequence ATGACCACTCTGCTGGCCCTGGATACCGCCACTGAAGCCTGCTCCGTTGCCCTGCTGCATGACGGCAAGGTACTCAGCCACTACGAGGTGATCCCGCGCCTGCATGCCCAGCGTCTGCTGCCGATGATCCAGGCCCTCCTGGGCGAGGCGGGCCTGCCGCTGGCCGCGGTGGATGCCATCGCCTTCGGCCGCGGCCCCGGCGCCTTCACAGGTGTGCGCATCGCCATAGGCGTGGTCCAGGGGCTGGCGTTCGCCCTGGATCGTCCGGTGCTGCCGGTGTCCGACCTGGCCGTGCTGGCGCAGCGTGCCCATCGCGAGCAGGGCGTGGCCCAGGTTGCCGCCGCCATCGACGCACGCATGGACGAGGTTTACTGGGGCTGTTACCGCCTGGAAGCCGGCGAAATGCGCCTGGCGGGCGTGGAAGCGGTGCTGCCGCCCGAACAAGCCCTGCTGCCACGCGATGCCAGCGGCAACTGGTACGGCGCCGGCACCGGCTGGGGCACCTTCTCCGCGCGGATTCCGGTGCAGGTTTCTGGCCAGTCGCCGGACCTGCTGCCTCATGCCGAGGACCTGCTGGCCCTGGCCCGCTTCGCCTGGGCGCGGGGGGAAGGCCTGCCCGCCGATCAGGCGCAGCCGGTCTACCTGCGCGACAACGTCGCCACGCCCAAGGCGCCGAACTAG
- the adk gene encoding adenylate kinase produces the protein MRVILLGAPGAGKGTQAGFITKKFGIPQISTGDMLRAAVKAGTELGLQAKSVMDAGGLVSDDLIINLVKERIAQPDCANGFLFDGFPRTIPQAEAMKEAGVTIDHVVEIAVDDEEIVSRIAGRRVHPASGRVYHTEHNPPKVAGKDDETGEDLIQRDDDKEETVRKRLSVYHSQTKPLVDFYQKLSAAEGTPKYSAVAGVGSVDEITAKVLAALS, from the coding sequence ATGCGCGTGATTCTGCTGGGGGCCCCTGGTGCCGGCAAAGGTACTCAAGCCGGTTTCATCACCAAGAAGTTCGGCATTCCGCAAATTTCCACCGGCGACATGCTGCGCGCAGCGGTCAAGGCCGGTACCGAGCTGGGCCTGCAGGCCAAGAGCGTCATGGACGCGGGTGGCCTGGTATCCGATGACCTGATCATCAACCTGGTCAAGGAACGCATTGCCCAGCCCGACTGCGCCAATGGCTTCCTCTTCGACGGTTTCCCGCGCACCATCCCTCAGGCTGAAGCCATGAAGGAAGCCGGCGTGACCATCGACCACGTGGTCGAAATCGCCGTGGACGACGAGGAAATCGTCAGCCGTATCGCCGGTCGCCGTGTACACCCGGCTTCCGGCCGCGTCTACCACACCGAGCACAACCCGCCGAAGGTCGCCGGCAAGGACGACGAAACTGGCGAAGACCTGATCCAGCGCGACGACGACAAAGAAGAGACCGTGCGCAAGCGCCTGTCGGTCTACCACTCCCAGACCAAGCCGCTGGTGGACTTCTACCAGAAGCTCTCCGCCGCCGAAGGCACCCCGAAGTACAGCGCCGTTGCCGGCGTTGGCTCCGTGGACGAGATCACTGCCAAGGTACTGGCCGCTCTCAGCTGA